In Sardina pilchardus chromosome 8, fSarPil1.1, whole genome shotgun sequence, the genomic window ATTATATTTGAAATTGTTCGGCATGTTGGTTGATTTATAATGTATGGGTTCACTCATTAACACAGTGTTTTtaaatctacagtatctatcaggAGACAGGGGACACGGTGAAaacaatggaggaggaggacacgttgaaagaaaaaggaaagcgGAATGAAAGACGGATaagggagatggaaggagaaggagaaaaagaattCCAGAAAGTTGAGGCAGAAAACATGGTAGAAGATACAGAGAAGGTAAAGACAATAGAGATGGaggtgaagaaagaggaagaagggatgagaatgctggaagagagagtgaaagagcagcagaagatgaggagagaaatgcagaaaaaaacaaaggaagAAAAATTATTGAAGGAGATGGTAGAAGAAGCAATAGAACGGAAGAGAAagctgagagagatggagaatagAGCAAAGGAGATAGGAAGAGGACCGAAGAAGGTggtagagaaaatgagagaacagGAGCGAATGCACAGAGAAATGGGGGACACAGAAAGCCACACGTACACGGACTCGGACGATTCTTggatggaggaggatgaggataaGGAAGCACTCAAGAGACAAGAAGAAATAACAAAGCTTAAAGAGAAGATATCTCTGGAGGGCCAAAGGATAgcacaaatacagagagaggctaaggtgagagacgaggagagaaagaagagagaaattgaacaaagagcaagagaggaggagagaaagaagagagagactgaacgaAAAGAACAATTAAGAAATGCggaaagggaaaagagaagatGGGAAGAAGAGGAGCGGCTGAGAAATGAGAGCTGCTGGCGGATAGGAAGGGAAATGTTTGAGGATTTCTATACTTTTTGCGTAGAAACATATTTACTGCAAAGGAtgatgaagagagaagaaaaaatgagaaagaaagcgGAGAAGGAGGAAATATTGAGAGAAAAggcaagagagaagagataccGTTGAGAGAGGCAGAATAAAAGcaacagagcaagagagcaatggaggaagaaagaaaagtgaCAGACATGGAAGAGTGTTActaggaaaataaaaataaaataaaagtgttaAAATGAAAACGTACAAAGGCCTGATTTAGTCCGTTTGTCAAAAACtgcatttacaaatattaaagaaaaatgaatgcatgattaagattatttaaaaataaaatacagtacaGAGTACAAATAGTTAGATACAAATATAAAGTATCTATCAGTTTGAGGGTAAACTTTAACATTGCACCTCTTCCTTGGATTTTGTGTCTCCCAACTTGTTTGGTGTAATAATGCAAATTTAAATATGCCAATAAAGCCTTTAGACTTGAGATTTTTGACAGCCTCATCAGATGATCAGCTGCTTTGTTTTGGCACCATGGTCCAGAAATCTTGCAAGGagatgtgtgacagagagaaggaccACACAAAGttcattgtgtgaaaaaaaaaatcacttaccTGTTTGgttatgtgtgcatacacacacacagacgtaaaTTTATTCTGCCACTGTAGTACAACCGCTAGCATAAGGTGTacctcagaggtcaaaggttaaacactaaggcagggatcacatttACCAGTGACAAGGGGGAAGCCCATTGTTTGCTATGGTTAGGCAGCAGAATAGTTGGAGCGGCATCGTAACACTAGCATTGAAATAGcattgaacttggttcaactttaaAAGCGTAAAATGAGCGATCAATTGTCAATATTGTCaacttggggatcaataaagtatctatctatctatctatctatctatcaataggCTA contains:
- the LOC134089243 gene encoding golgin subfamily A member 6-like protein 22, whose protein sequence is MEEEDTLKEKGKRNERRIREMEGEGEKEFQKVEAENMVEDTEKVKTIEMEVKKEEEGMRMLEERVKEQQKMRREMQKKTKEEKLLKEMVEEAIERKRKLREMENRAKEIGRGPKKVVEKMREQERMHREMGDTESHTYTDSDDSWMEEDEDKEALKRQEEITKLKEKISLEGQRIAQIQREAKVRDEERKKREIEQRAREEERKKRETERKEQLRNAEREKRRWEEEERLRNESCWRIGREMFEDFYTFCVETYLLQRMMKREEKMRKKAEKEEILREKAREKRYR